In Williamsia phyllosphaerae, the DNA window CGAGCTCTGGGAGCCTCCCGCGAGCTGAGCGAGCTCAGCTACCGAAACGAACCGGCGTCTGATCGACCGGGTACGCCGCCACCCGCATCTCCACGTAGCCGTCGCACGGACCGCCGTCGATGTCGGTGCGCCACACTCCCGCATAGCTGCCGTCGGCCTGTTTCGTGTAGGTCGCCACCGACCTCGCGGGCGCCCAGACCTTGGCCCGATCCGGGCCCTGATAGCAATCCCACTCCCAGTCGTAGACGTGAACCCAGCTCGTGCCGTTGAACACATACCTGGCCGGCTGCGGCAACGTCGGGTTCTTCGGAGCCGGGCCACCGCTGACCGTCGACACACACGGCGTGCCGGACCTGCACTCCGTGGTGAACGTGTAGACGTCGGAGAAGTCGGGCTCGCCCTGCCGGGCCGCCAGACTCGTCCCGTACTTCGAGGCGGCGAACCGCTTCAACGAGTACTGGCCGTCCCAGGACGGCTGCGCTGCACTCGCAGGCACCGCCCCGGAGACCAGCCACGCCGCGACCAGGACGACCACCACGAGCATCTTGCGCATACCGGAAGTCAACCATGTGCAGCGCCCGATCGGGGATCGTTCAGCCGTCGACGTAGGTCGCCAGGTGTTCGCCGGTGAGCGTCGACCGGGCCCGCACCAGGTCGGCCGGCGTGCCCTCGAAGACCACCTGTCCGCCGTCGTGACCGGCCCCGGGACCGAGGTCGATGATCCAGTCCGCGTGGGCCATCACCGCCTGGTGGTGCTCGATGACGATCACCGACTTACCGGAGTCGACCAGGCGGTCGAGCAGTCCGAGGAGGTTCTCCACATCGGCGAGGTGCAGGCCGGTCGTCGGCTCGTCCAACACGTAGACCTCGCCCTTGCCCGCCATCTGGGTGGCCAGCTTGATGCGCTGGCGTTCCCCGCCGGACAACGCCGTGAGGGGCTGACCCAGCTTGATGTAGCCGAGGCCGACGTCGACGAGGCGCTCCAGTATCTTGTGCGCCGCCGGCAGGGGCGCCGGACCGTCGCCGAAGAACACCTCGGCCTCGGCGGCCGACATCCCCAGGACCTCGCTGATGTTGCTGCCGCCCAACGTGTATTCGAGCACCGAGGCCTGGAATCGCTTGCCCTCGCACACCTCGCACGGCGTGGCGACGCCGGCCATCATCGCGAGGTCGGAGTAGATGACGCCGTTGCCGTTGCACGTCGGGCAGGCCCCTTCCGAATTGGCGCTGAACAGTGCCGGTTTGACGCCGTTCTCTTTCGCGAACGCCTTGCGGATGGGTTCGAGCAGTCCGGTGTAGGTCGCGGGGTTGCTGCGTCGGGACCCCTTGATGGGGGTCTGGTCGACCGCGATCACGCCGTCGAGTCCGGTGACCGACCCGTGGATCAGCGAACTCTTTCCCGAGCCCGCCACGCCGGTCAGGACCACCAGGACGCCCAGGGGGATGTCGACGTCGACGTCGCGCAGGTTGTGGGAGTCGGCGCCGCGCACCTCGAGGACCGTGGTCGCCGTGCGCAGCGTCGACTTCAGGGTCGCCCGATCGTCGAGATGCGTTCCGGTCAGCGTGCCGCTGGCCCGGAGGCCCTCGACGGTGCCCTCGAACATCACCTGTCCGCCGTCGGATCCCGCACGCGGTCCCAGGTCGACGATGTGATCGGCGATGACGATGGCCTCGGGCTTGTGCTCGACGACGAGCACGGTGTTGCCCTTGTCGCGCAGACGCAACAGCAGGTCGTTCATCCGCGCGATGTCGTGCGGGTGGAGTCCGATGGTCGGTTCGTCGAAGACATAGGTGACGTCGGTCAGCGACGATCCGAGATGACGGATCATCTTGGTGCGCTGCGCCTCGCCGCCGGACAGCGTTCCCGACGGGCGGTCGAGCGACAGGTACCCCAGCCCGATCTCGACGAACGAGTCCAGGGTCTGCCGCAGGGTGGTGAGCAGCGGCGCCACCGACGGTTCGTCGAGTCCACGCACCCACTCGGCGAGGTCGTTGATCTGCATCGCGCAGGCGTCCGCGATGTTGATGCCGTTGATCTTCGACGATCGAGCGCCCTCCGTGAGGCGTGTCCCGTCGCAGTCCGGACAGGTCTGAAAGTTCGTGGCACGCTCCACGAACGCGCGGATATGCGGTTGCAGGGACTCGACGTCCTTCGACAGCATCGACTTCTGGATCTTCGGGATCAGCCCCTCGTAGGTCAGGTTGATGCCCTCGACCTTGATCTTCGTCGGTTCCTTGTGGAGGAGGTCGTCGAGCTGTCTCTTGGTGAAGTCCTTGATCGGCTTGTCGGGGTCGAAGAACCCGCACCCGCTGAAGATCCGTCCGTACCAACCGTCCATCGTGTAGCCGGGAATCGTCAGGGCACCGTCGTTGAGCGACTTCTCGGCGTCGTAGAGCTGGGTGAGATCGATGTCGCTGACCGATCCGCGGCCCTCACATCGGGGACACATTCCACCGGTGATGGTGAACGTCTTGCGTACCTTGACGTCGCGGCCTCCCTTCGAGACGGTCGCGGCACCTGCGCCACTGGCAGACCCGACGTTGAACGAGAAGGCCTGAGCGGAACCGATATACGGCGTCCCGAGACGGCTGAACAGGATGCGCAGCAAAGAGTTGGCGTCGGTGGCCGTGCCGACCGTCGACCGCGGATCACCACCCATCCGCTGCTGGTCGACGATGATAGCCGTCGTCAGCCCGTCCATCAGATCGACCTCGGGTCGCGCGAGGGTGGGCATGAAGCCCTGCAGGAAGGCGCTGTAGGTCTCGTTGATCATGCGCTGCGACTCGGCGGCGATGGTGCTGAACACGAGCGAACTCTTACCCGACCCCGACACCCCGGTGAACACCGTCAGACGGCGTTTGGGGATCTCGACGCTGATGTCCTTGAGGTTGTTGACGCGTGCACCGTGCACTCGGATCAGGTCGTGGGTGTCGGCGACGTGGGGATCGGGCGTGGTCCTAGCCGTTCGCGTGGCCATGGTCTGAGGTTCTCCGTCTCGTCGATGCAGATCGTCTGGTGCAGTCAGGGTTCAGGCCGTCGATTCGGACATAATAGTGGCTCGTACGTCGCTCATCACGAGACTTCCTGTGCCACGATCGACGTCATGACCGACATGGACGGCATCGACGCGCAGGTCGCCCCGAGCGGAACCGGGTGCCTGGACTGTGAGACCGACGGCAGCTGGTGGTTCCATCTGCGGCGGTGCGCGCTGTGCGGCCACATCGGTTGTTGCGACGACTCGCTCAACGGGCATGCCACCGCACACGCGACGAGCACGGGCCATCCGATAGTGCAGAGCTTCGAACCCGGGGAGAGCTGGTTCTTCGACTACCGGACCGACGGCATGTTCACCGGACCGGTGCTGGCCCCACCGCATGAACACCCGAGCGCGCAGCCGACGCCGGGACCGGGCGATCGCGTGCCGGGCGATTGGCAGCAACTCCTCCTCGACCACCGCTCCCGCTAGACGATCGGTCGCCTCGGCTGCGCGTCGAGGTCACCGGCGGTCGATAATGGGCCGATGGGTGTCATCAACAGTCGGTTCCGGGGCAAACGTCGCGACGGGCCGCCCCTTCCTCCGGGCCAGTACCTGACCACCGACTTCCCGGTGCTCGCCACCGGCGCCACCCCTCGGGTGGTCACCGACCGGTGGTCGTTCTCCCTCACCACACCGGATGGGCAGGGCCACCGGTGGACGTGGCCGGAGTTCATTGCGCTACCCCAGCAGAAGATCGTGGTGGACATCCACTGCGTCACCCGGTGGTCGAAGCTCGGCACGGCGTGGACCGGCGTCTCCATCGACACCCTCCTCGACGCCGCAGGCGCCGACCTGTCATCCGTCAGCCATGTGATGGCGCACGCCTACGGCGGGTATACGACGAACGTTCCGTTGGCCGACCTCGTCGACGGTAAGGCGATGATCGCCCACACCTTCGACGGAAAACCTCTACATCCCGAACACGGCGGGCCCGCACGACTTCTCGTGCCGCACCTGTATTTCTGGAAGAGCGCGAAATGGGTCAACGAGCTGCACCTGCTGACCCAGGACGAGCCCGGCTTCTGGGAGGCCAACGGCTATCACATGTACGGCGACCCCTGGCAGGAGCAGCGCTATGCGTGAGGGGTTCGGTCGGTGACGACGTGGCAGGTGGCCACGGTGACGGCCGCCATCATGGAGACCCCCACCGCACGGTCGCTGTGGTTGTCGATCCCGGGCTTTCCCGGCGCGCAGGCGGGTCAGCACATCGACATCAGATTGACCGCACCCGACGGCTACTCGGCGTCGCGGTCGTATTCGCTGTCCGACGTCCGCGAGGGTGACACCGTCGCGGTCAGCGTCGAGGAACTCGACGACGGCGAGGTGTCGCCGTTCCTGGTGCGCGATCTCGAGGTCGGGGAGCAAGTCGAGATCGCCGGGCCGATCGGTGGGCACTTCGTGTGGTCGCCGCCGACGCCCGGCGCCGCACGGCCGATCCAGTTGGTGGCGGGTGGTTCCGGCATCGCCCCGTTGATGGCGATGGTGCGCCTGCGGGAGACCGCGGCCCCGGACGCCACGTTCCGTCTGCTGTACACGGCCCGTTCTCCCGAACACGTCTACTACCGCGACGAGTTCGCCGCGCTCACCGCACACCGACGGCTGCCGATCGACTGGTTCTACACGCGATCGGCTCCAGCCGACTCGGCCCGGCCGGCGGGCCGGATCACCCACGACGAGTTCCTGGCCTCGGTGATCCCGGTGGAGAGTCGTCCCCTGATCTACCTGTGCGGCGCCGAGGAATTCGTCGAGATGCTCGGTGAGTGGCTCGTCGACGCCGGCTACCCGACGAACTCGATCAGGATCGAGCGCTATCTCGCCGCGTGACGAGCGCACGTCCGTGACTCACACCTCTGCGGCCAGAGCCCGTCCGGCCTGTCGTCCGCCGAACAGGCAACCACCGAGGAATGTCCCCTCAAGCGATCGGTAGCCGTGCACCCCGCCACCACCGAAACCGGCGATCTCACCGGCGGCCCACAGGCCGGGAACCGCGGACTGCTCTGCGTTCTGCACCCGACCGGCCAGGTCGGTCTGGAGTCCGCCGAGCGTCTTGCGGGTGACGATGTTGAGTCGAACCGCGATCAACGGACCGGCCTTGGGGTCGAGGATCTTGTGCGGAGCCGCCGTCCGCGCGATCCGCTCCCCCCGTGACCGACGCGAGTTGTGGATCGCCGAGATCTGCAGGTCCTTGGTGAACGGGTTGTCGATCTCGCGGTCCCTGGCCACGATCTGGCGGCGGAGGTCGTCGTGGACGATCAGCTCGGTCCCGGTGATCCGGTTCATGCCGTCGACGAGCTCGGTCAGCGTGTCGGCGACGACGAAGTCCTCGCCGTGCTCCTTGAACGCCTCGACGGGTCCGCTCGCACCCGGCAGCACTCGACTCAGGACCAGCTTGAGGTCCTTGCCGGTGATGTCGGGGTTCTGCTCCGACCCCGACAACGCGAACTCCTTCTCCACGATCTTCTGCGTGAGGACGAACCACGAGTAGTCGAACCCGGTGTCCTGGATGGCTTTCAACGTCCCGAGAGTGTCGAAGCCGGGGAAGTTGGGCACCGGAAACCGTTGCCCGCGGGCGTCGAACCACATCGACGACGGTCCCGGGATGATGCGGATCCCGTGGTTCGCCCAGATCGGATCCCAGTTCTTGATGCCCTCGGTGTAGTGCCACATGCGGTCACGGTTGACCAGCCGGGCGCCCGCGGTGGCGCTGATCCCGAGCATGCGACCGTCGACGTGTTCGGGCACCCCGGAGATCATCGACGCCGGCGCCGTCCCGAGACGCTCGGGCCAGTTGGCACGCACCAGTTCGTGATTCGCACCGATTCCGCCGGCCGTCACGAGCACGGCCGACGCCGACAGGTCGAAGTCCCCGGTGACCACGCGTGAGCTCCTGCTCCCGCGGACGGCACCGCTGGGCTCGAGCACCGCGCCGCGCACGCCGGTCACCGCGCCGCCGGACACGACGAGCTCGTCCACACGGTGGCGGAAGGCGAAGGTCACGAGCCCGCGGTCGGCCGCCGCACGCACCCGCCGTTCGAAGGGCGCGACGACACCCGGCCCGGTCCCCCACGTGAGATGGAAACGCGGAACCGAGTTGCCGTGCCCCTCGGCCAGATAACCGCCGCGCTCGGCCCATCCCACGATCGGTACCCACCGCACGCCCTGGGCGTGCAACCACGAGCGTTTCTCGCCGGCGGCGAAGTGCACGTAGGCCTCGGCCCACCGACAGCCCCAGTAGTCCTCGCCGGACGGGTCGTCGATGCCGCGATCGAAGGTCGCACTGCCGAGCCAGTCCTGCCAGGCGAGTTCGGGCGAGTCCTTGATGCCCATGCGTCGCTGCTCCGGGGTGTCGATCATGAACAGCCCGCCGAGGGACCAGAACGCCTGACCGCCCAGGTTCGCGGCCGGCTCCTGATCGAGGAGCAGCACTCGCTTGCCCGCATCGGCCAACTCGGCGGTGGCGACCAGACCCGCCAGACCCGCACCGACCACGATCACATCTGCGTTCACGTTCTCTCCTTATCGCGACTTCGACCTCTCGTGAGAGAGTGTCGTGGATGACAACCTGACGCAATGATCAGCGCGTTCTCCACCATCCGGTTTGTCACCCGGTGATGAATCCGAGACGGGAACGACGATGAGCACCGCACGTGGACGCACCGTCACACGACTAAAGGACGAACTGCCCGTGCTCGTCGCCCGGTCGGTCGATGCCGTGCGGGAGGCGATTCCCGCCTATCGCGACCTGCGGGGTCCACAACTCGACGAGGTCGAGAACATCGCGAGGGCATCCCTGCACCGGTTGCTCGAACTGTGGATCGATGACGGCGACATCGAACGGGACCGTCCCGCGTTCCGCGCGATAGGCACCGCTCGCGCCGCCGACGGACGGCCGCTGACCGACATCCTGCGCGCCTATCGCGTCGCGGCCGACGTGTTCGTGCGGCACGTCGTCGACCACCACCTCGACGAGCTGGAACCGGCCGACGTCGCCGACCTCAGCCTGCTGGTGCTCCGCACCCTCGACGCGGTCTCCGAGGCGATCATCGACGCCTACACCGCGTACCGCGATCGTCTGACCTCTGATCGCGGACAGGCGCAGGCCGCGTTCCTCGACGATCTCCTCGCCGGTCGACAGAACTCGTCCGGTGCGATCGCCGACCGTAGTCGGCAACTCGATCTCGTCCTCGCCGGACGCCCACGGCTGCTGATCGTCGCCGCAACCGACCCTGCGGATTCGGTGTCCGACGACGACCTCGACACGATCCTCCGAGCGCTCGGCGCGTCGCCGCACACCGACCAATCCGACCCCGCGCCGCGCGCCCACCTGTGCACGAGGCGCGGGACCCGGGGAATCCTGCTGCTGTCCGGCCCGGTCGACCGCGCCGTTCTCGACACCGTCTGCGCCGCATCCGATCTGCGTGGCTGCCTGATGCCGGGACGGCCGATCGCCGACGTCGCCGCCACCTACCGGTTGGCCTGCGACGGACTCGACACCGCACCGGGACACGCGTTCGCGGACCGGGAGTTGCTCGACGACGGGGACTGTCAGCTGCTCGTGCTCCTGACCGCGCGCGCGACGGCCGACACCGATGCGGTCGTGTCATCGGTGCTCGGCCCGCTGCGCGATCCTTCCAACTCGCACCTGCTCGACGGTGTGCGGGCGTTCATCTCGACCGGCACCGCGACGGCGGCCGCCGCGGAGCTGCACGTGCACCCGCAGACGTTGCGGTACCGACTACGTCGCGCCCGGGAGTTGACCGGCCGCGATCCGCGACACGCCTGGCATCGCCTCGCCCTGGACACGGCCATCCAGTTGCGACAACTGGACGGAGCCCTCAGGACTCGGTGATCTGTCGCTCGAGGTCGGCGATCCGGGAGCGCAACTCGGCCGTCTCGGCGGCGTGCGCCTGGTTGAGGTCACGCACGTAGTCGCGGTCGTACTGCGGGACCAGGCTTCGCGAACAGTTCCAGTCGAACGCCTCGATCGTGATGATGATGCTGCGCTCGGCCCGGGCCGCGATCCGGCTGTCACCGACAGTCATCAGCCGCTCCAACAGATCCGGGTCATCCGCCGCGTCGACGACCCGCGCGCGACCGAACAGTTTGAGTCGGATCTTGCGGGGGTAGTCCGCCACGAACATCGCGATCCGGCCGTTGTCGTCGATGTTGCCGACCGACACGAACTGGGCGTTGCCGTGGAAGTCGGCGAAGCCGATGGTGTTGTCGCCCAGATGGTGCAGGAACCCGCGCGGACCACTGCGGTACTGGATGTACGGGTGGCCGCCGGCCGTGACCGTCGCCAGATGGAACTGGAACACGCCGACCAGCAGCGCGATCTCCCGCTCGTCGAGATGATCCGGCCCGTCGTCGTCACGTTCGGTGGTCGCCCCGTACACCTCGTAGCTGCCGTCGACCCTTTGCCGCTCGAGTGCGCCGTGACCGAACATGAGGCGCGCATAGCGGTTCGACACGACCACCCGCCTTCCCGTCGATCAGTCATGAGCCGACACCTCGGAGAGCACCTGCTCACCGAAAGGTACTCGGTCGGCTCCACCGCGGTGATAGACACATACCTCGGGACGTTCACTGCGAGAGGCGGATGACATGGCGATCCAATCGTGGTCACACATCGGGATCTGCTGCTCCGATCTCGACCGATCGACGGCGTTCTACGTCAACGTGCTCGGCTTCCGTGAGCTCTTCACGATGGACCTCGGCCCCGAGTTCGCCGCGACGATGGAGATCGACGGCCAGTTCACCTCGCGGATGCTGGCGCGTCCGGACATGCGGCTGGAACTGGTGCGTTGGACCGCGCCAGAGGGCATGGGCGAGCGCGAACGGCGCCCGATGAACCAGTTCGGTTTCACCCATCTCGCCTTCCGCGTGGAGGCGATCGACGATCTGTGGGAACTCGCCGAAGAGCACGGCGGAACTGCGCAGCGTCACACCGTCTCGCGAATGGAGGGCGCCGGCGGATCGGTCACCGGCGCGGTCTATCTGACCGATCCGGACGGTGTGCGCATCGAGTGCATGGCGGGCGTCCCGGATCTGTCCACCCTCTGATCAGAGCCCGCTCAGCGCCGGCTCGGATCGACGATCGAAGCCACTATCTCGCGGGTGGCGACCTTTCCCTCGGGGGTCGGCAGGACCGGGTAGACGTGGATGGCTCCCTCGCACTGTGTCAGTCGCGCCTGTCCCCCGCCGTCGACAATCATGCGCGTCAGGGCGAGTACGTCGGGCAGGAACAGATCGCGGGTACCGCACCAGATGTCGATCGGTGGGAGCCCGCGCAGCGGCCCGCGGATGGGACTGACCCGCGGGTCGTCGAGCGGCAGGTCACCGGCCCACGCACGCGCCGCCTCCCGCAGCCCGACGGAGCTGAGCCACGGGTCGCGTTCCTCGACCGCGGCGATCTCCGGATTGGACAACGTCGCGTCGAGCCACGGCGACACGAGCACGACCTGTGCCGGAAGGGGCAGGTCCGGTATCGGCAACTGTTGGACAAAACCCAGCGCGAGGCCGGCGCCCGCCGAATCGCCCATCAGCGTGATCTGCGAGGGGTCCGCGTCGGTGAGCAACCGCCGGTACACCGACCCGACGAGGTCGTAGGCCTGCACCGCGGTGTGCTGCGGCGCCAGACCGTAGATCGGGACGTCGACGCGGACCCCGGCGTCGACCAGCCTGCTGATGAAACCGTAGTGCTGCGGGGCGATCTCGGAGATGTAGGCGCCGCCGTGCAGGTACAGCACCGACCTGCTCCACCGACCGTCCTTCGGCACGATGCGATGGACGTCGAAGTTCGATTCCCGATAGTGCGTGACGGTGTGACGGCTGCGGATCGCTGCCGTCGGCTCGGCCGAGCCCTTCGGGCCGTGGATACGTCGTTGCGCGCGAGCGGGCGTCGACATCTGGAGTTTGCGGGTCAGCCGCATGACACCCGCGACCAGCCGCATCTGAAGGCTCATCTCCTCAGCCGGCCAGCGATCGACTGATCACGAGCCGTTGGATCTGATTGGTCCCCTCGAAGATCTGGGTGACCTTGGCGTCACGCATGTACCGCTCGACCCGGAAGTCCCTGGTGTACCCGTACCCACCGAGGACCTGAACGGCGTCGGTGGTCACATTCATCGCGGCGTCGGTCGCGATGAGTTTTGCGACCGACGCGTTGCGCGAGTAGGGCAGGCCCGCATCACGCCGCCGGGCGGCGTCGAGGTACGTCGCCCGCGCGGAGTCGACGGCGGCGGCCATGTCGGCGAGCACGAACCCGAGACCCTGATGGTCGATGATCTTGCGGCCGAACGTCGAACGTTCCTTCGCGTACGCGACCGCGTCGTCGAGAGCGGCCTGCGCGATACCGACCGCGACCGCCGCGATCCCCAGGCGCCCCGAGTCGAGCGCCGAGAACGCGATCTGCAGGCCCTGTCCCTCCGCGCCGATCAGTCGGTCGGCGTCGACGTGGGCGCCGTCGTAGTGCGCGGAGGTGGTGGGGATCGCGTGCAGGCCCATCTTCTCCTCGGGCCTGCCGAAGGTCAGGTTCGGTGTGTCGGACGGGACGAGGAAGCAGGAGATCCCCTTCGAGCCCTCACCGGTGCGGGCGAAGAGGTTGTAGAAGTCAGCGACCCCGCCGTGGGTGATCCACGCCTTGGCGCCGTCGATGACGTAGTGGTCCCCGGCCGCGACAGCTCGACACGTCAGCGCGGCGGCGTCGGAGCCGGCCTGCGGTTCGGACAGGCTGTAGGCGCCGATGGTGCCGCCGCCGAGCATGTCGGGCAGCCATCGCGACTTCTGCTCGTCGCTGCCGAAGGCGCTCACCGGGTAGCAGGCCAGCCCGTGCACGCTCGCCGCGACCGCGACCGCGGCCCACGACGCGGCGAGTTCCTCGAGCACCTGGAGGTAGACCTCGTACGGCTGACCGCCGCCACCCCACTCCTCGGGATACGGCAGACTCAGCAATCCGGCCTCACCCAGCGTCGCGAACACACCGTCGGGGTACTGCTCCCGTTTCTCGTGGTCGTCGACGATGGGGTCGAGCGTCTTGGCCGCGATGTCCCTGGTCAACTGGATCAGCTCGCGTGCCTCGTCGGTGGGCAACAATCGGTCAACGGCCACAACCAGCTCCTCGGTGTTCGGCGACCGGCCTGTCGACCGACGCACGGTCGATGTAACCACGCAGTCCCACCGGTCCTCCTCGTCCGCCCCATTACGATCGTCAATGGAGTCGTAGACACGTGCAGACATCGCGAATGCGGCCCGCCCGCCCGCGGAGAGGACTCACCGATGAGCTCGCATGAACCGATGGAACCGCTGTCCCCCAGCTACCTGGCGTCCGACCTGTTCGGTTACCAGGCCGCGCTGACCGACGAGGAGAGCGAGATCATCCTCCGGGTGCGACGCTTCCTCGCCGAGGAGGTGGCGCCGCGGGCGAACGAGTTCTGGGAGAAGGGCGAGTCGCCTCGGCACCTGCTGCCGCGCCTGGCCGAGCTCGACATCGTCGGACTCGGTTACGAGTTCGACGGGCGCAAACCGCACCGCAAGGTGCTCACCGGATGGCTCGGTCTGGAGTTCGCGCGGGTCGACCCGTCCACCGGGACGATGTTCGGCGTGCACAGCGGCCTCGCGATGAGCAGCATCTCGATCCTGGGATCGGCCGAGCAGCGCGACCGCTGGCTCCCCGCGATGCGCCGCATGGAACTCGTCGGCGCATTCGGGCTCTCCGAGCCCGACGGTGGTTCCGATGTTGCCGGCGGACTGTCGACCACCGCCCGTCGCGACGGCGACGACTGGATCCTGAACGGCAGCAAGCGATGGATCGGTAACGCCACCTTCGCCGACCTCGTGATCGTCTACGCGAAGGACGAGGAGGACGGCGAGGTCAAGGGTTTCGTCGTGGAGAAGGACTTCGACGGATTCCGGGCGGAGAAGATCGAACACAAGTACTCGCTGCGCGCCGTCGAGAACGCCGACCTCTACTTCGAGGACTGCCGGGTGCCCGGCGCCAACAAGCTCGAGAACGCCAACTCCTTCGCCGA includes these proteins:
- a CDS encoding acyl-CoA dehydrogenase family protein; this translates as MAVDRLLPTDEARELIQLTRDIAAKTLDPIVDDHEKREQYPDGVFATLGEAGLLSLPYPEEWGGGGQPYEVYLQVLEELAASWAAVAVAASVHGLACYPVSAFGSDEQKSRWLPDMLGGGTIGAYSLSEPQAGSDAAALTCRAVAAGDHYVIDGAKAWITHGGVADFYNLFARTGEGSKGISCFLVPSDTPNLTFGRPEEKMGLHAIPTTSAHYDGAHVDADRLIGAEGQGLQIAFSALDSGRLGIAAVAVGIAQAALDDAVAYAKERSTFGRKIIDHQGLGFVLADMAAAVDSARATYLDAARRRDAGLPYSRNASVAKLIATDAAMNVTTDAVQVLGGYGYTRDFRVERYMRDAKVTQIFEGTNQIQRLVISRSLAG
- a CDS encoding acyl-CoA dehydrogenase family protein, which translates into the protein MSSHEPMEPLSPSYLASDLFGYQAALTDEESEIILRVRRFLAEEVAPRANEFWEKGESPRHLLPRLAELDIVGLGYEFDGRKPHRKVLTGWLGLEFARVDPSTGTMFGVHSGLAMSSISILGSAEQRDRWLPAMRRMELVGAFGLSEPDGGSDVAGGLSTTARRDGDDWILNGSKRWIGNATFADLVIVYAKDEEDGEVKGFVVEKDFDGFRAEKIEHKYSLRAVENADLYFEDCRVPGANKLENANSFADTGKVLRLTRGGVAWSAVGVMIGAYEKAVAYAQEREQFGKPIASFQLISDLIARMAGNVTACLGLAMQVSQLQDQGIYRDEHAALCKTYCTTRLREVVGWAREIMGGNGILLDYDVIRYFVDAEALYSYEGTSQMNNLIVGRGVTGFSAFV